From Priestia aryabhattai, one genomic window encodes:
- the rpoZ gene encoding DNA-directed RNA polymerase subunit omega, producing MLYPSIDSLMEKLDSKYTLVTVAAKRARQLQLHNDTPIEKPVSYKFVGCALEEINAEQLSYKQGVAEEDSKHQ from the coding sequence ATGCTTTATCCATCAATTGATTCCCTAATGGAAAAATTAGATTCTAAGTACACGCTTGTGACAGTAGCTGCAAAACGTGCACGTCAATTACAGCTTCACAATGATACGCCGATTGAAAAGCCGGTTTCTTATAAGTTTGTAGGCTGTGCTTTAGAAGAAATTAATGCTGAACAATTAAGCTATAAGCAAGGTGTAGCAGAAGAAGATTCTAAACATCAGTAA
- the priA gene encoding primosomal protein N' — protein sequence MSVASVIVDVAAKQTDRAFDYAIPDKWKGIIIPGMRVVVPFGPRKVQGFVVALKEEAEVKRVKPITDLLDLTPVLTPELLEIGHWLTEKTLCFMISAFQVMLPAAMKAKYDKELSLLSKETYEQLHEQVKPFFQSRSSLKWSEVEKTAATPAFHRDIQKGLIEVVYVVKNKGNKKTAKGVKLNQSLETIQQFISELNKQAEKQKQVLSFMLDRNEEVAIKEIAEDLQITSAPIKALINKGLLAETEIEIYRDPYQDRYFTPSKPFQLTDEQAGAIAPILHDIEENLHDVFLMYGVTGSGKTEVYLQSIDQVLKKGKEAIMLVPEISLTPQMVKRFKERFGSKVAVLHSGLSTGEKYDEWRKIQRKEVSVVVGARSAVFAPFENLGLLIIDEEHETSYKQEENPRYHARDVAIYRGQHHQCPVILGSATPTLESFARAQKGVYKLLTLKQRMNKSSMPSVDIVDMREELRSGNRSMFSTMLFEKMKDRLEKGEQIVLFLNKRGHSSFVMCRDCGYVPTCEHCEISLTYHRYQNKLKCHYCGHEEYVHTECPECHSEHIRFFGSGTQKVEEELTKVLPEARVVRMDVDTTSRKGAHEKLLNKFASGEAQILLGTQMIAKGLDFPNVTLVGVLTADTMLNLPDFRASEKTFQLLTQVSGRAGRHKLPGEVVIQTYTPEHYSIQLASQHDYDAFYKQEMEIRKMHKYPPFFYLALVTVSHENIAKVVSVTDKISQYLRQKLSPQTTILGPVASPIAKIKDRYRYQCMLKYKLEPSLIPLLKYILERYQAEMQKENLTITIDLNPYSMM from the coding sequence ATGAGTGTAGCTAGTGTAATTGTGGACGTGGCTGCTAAACAAACAGATCGTGCTTTTGACTACGCTATTCCTGACAAATGGAAAGGAATTATTATTCCGGGTATGCGAGTTGTCGTTCCGTTTGGTCCTAGAAAAGTTCAAGGGTTTGTGGTGGCTCTTAAAGAAGAGGCCGAAGTGAAGCGTGTTAAACCAATCACTGACCTGCTTGATTTAACGCCGGTTCTGACTCCTGAACTGTTAGAAATTGGGCACTGGCTAACCGAAAAAACGCTTTGTTTTATGATATCCGCTTTTCAAGTCATGCTGCCTGCGGCGATGAAAGCAAAATATGATAAAGAACTGTCACTCCTTTCAAAAGAGACATACGAACAGCTTCATGAGCAAGTAAAGCCGTTTTTTCAGTCAAGATCCTCACTGAAGTGGAGTGAAGTAGAAAAAACAGCCGCTACGCCTGCTTTTCACCGTGATATTCAAAAAGGTCTAATTGAAGTCGTCTACGTCGTGAAAAACAAAGGAAACAAAAAAACGGCAAAAGGCGTAAAACTCAATCAAAGCCTTGAAACAATTCAGCAATTTATAAGCGAGTTAAATAAGCAGGCAGAAAAACAAAAACAAGTGCTGTCTTTTATGCTGGATAGAAATGAAGAAGTGGCAATAAAAGAAATAGCGGAAGATTTGCAGATTACCTCCGCTCCTATAAAGGCGCTGATTAACAAAGGACTATTAGCGGAAACGGAAATTGAAATATACCGTGATCCTTATCAAGATCGATACTTTACACCGTCAAAGCCATTTCAATTGACGGATGAACAAGCTGGGGCAATCGCACCGATTCTGCATGACATCGAAGAAAACCTTCACGATGTGTTTTTAATGTACGGAGTAACCGGCAGCGGAAAAACTGAAGTGTATCTCCAATCAATTGATCAAGTGCTAAAAAAAGGGAAAGAAGCGATTATGCTTGTTCCAGAGATTTCACTTACGCCTCAGATGGTCAAGCGTTTTAAAGAGCGGTTCGGCTCGAAGGTTGCTGTGCTCCATAGCGGCTTGTCTACTGGAGAAAAATACGATGAATGGCGAAAAATTCAGCGAAAAGAAGTATCCGTTGTGGTAGGCGCCCGTTCTGCTGTATTTGCTCCATTTGAAAACCTGGGCCTTCTTATTATTGATGAAGAACATGAAACCAGTTATAAACAAGAAGAAAACCCCCGTTATCATGCAAGAGATGTAGCCATTTATCGGGGGCAGCATCATCAGTGTCCAGTCATTTTAGGAAGTGCAACGCCAACGCTTGAATCATTTGCAAGAGCACAAAAAGGTGTGTATAAGCTACTGACGTTAAAGCAAAGAATGAATAAGTCATCAATGCCGTCGGTGGATATCGTTGATATGAGAGAAGAGCTTCGCAGCGGCAATCGCTCTATGTTTTCAACTATGCTGTTTGAAAAGATGAAAGACCGTTTGGAAAAAGGAGAGCAAATTGTTTTATTTTTAAATAAAAGAGGTCATTCTTCTTTTGTCATGTGCAGGGACTGCGGTTACGTTCCGACATGTGAGCATTGTGAAATTTCACTGACGTATCACCGCTATCAAAATAAATTAAAATGCCATTACTGCGGACACGAAGAATATGTTCACACTGAGTGCCCAGAATGCCACAGCGAACATATCCGCTTTTTCGGGTCCGGTACACAAAAGGTGGAAGAAGAATTAACAAAAGTGCTGCCTGAAGCTAGGGTAGTTCGAATGGATGTTGATACCACAAGCCGGAAAGGCGCGCATGAAAAGCTCCTGAACAAGTTTGCAAGTGGAGAAGCGCAAATTTTACTAGGGACGCAGATGATTGCTAAAGGACTGGACTTTCCAAACGTCACGCTTGTAGGAGTTTTAACAGCAGATACGATGCTGAATTTACCTGATTTTCGTGCATCTGAAAAAACGTTTCAGCTTTTAACCCAAGTAAGCGGAAGAGCAGGGCGCCACAAACTTCCAGGAGAAGTAGTGATTCAAACGTACACGCCTGAACACTACAGCATTCAACTTGCGAGCCAGCATGATTACGATGCGTTTTATAAGCAGGAGATGGAAATTCGTAAAATGCATAAATATCCGCCTTTCTTTTACTTGGCGCTCGTAACGGTATCTCATGAAAATATTGCGAAAGTGGTGTCTGTTACAGACAAAATTTCGCAGTATCTGCGTCAGAAACTTTCTCCGCAAACAACGATCTTAGGACCTGTTGCATCTCCGATTGCTAAGATAAAAGATAGATATCGCTATCAATGCATGTTAAAATACAAGCTGGAACCAAGCCTGATTCCGCTGTTGAAATATATATTAGAACGTTATCAAGCGGAAATGCAGAAGGAGAATTTAACAATTACAATTGATTTGAATCCATATTCGATGATGTAA
- the fmt gene encoding methionyl-tRNA formyltransferase: protein MKVVFMGTPDFSVPVLQTLLKDGYEVVAVVTQPDRPKGRKRVLTPPPVKVEALKHEIPVLQPEKIRLEEEYKQVLAYEPDLIVTAAFGQILPTPILEAPKYGCINVHASLLPELRGGAPIHYSILQGKPKTGVTIMYMVEKLDAGDILTQVEVPVEERDHVGTLHDKLSAAGAKLLSETIPSLVKGEITPVKQNDDEATFASNIKREQEKIDWARTGEEIYNHIRGLHPWPVAYTIAEGQVMKIWWGEKVSASGKPGTVLSLEADGFVVATGNKTAIKVTELQPAGKKRMDAAQYLRGTSVEVGTVLGDVNE, encoded by the coding sequence ATGAAAGTCGTATTTATGGGAACGCCGGATTTTTCAGTGCCGGTTTTACAAACATTACTTAAAGATGGATATGAAGTGGTCGCAGTGGTTACACAGCCGGACCGACCAAAAGGACGCAAGCGCGTATTAACACCTCCTCCTGTAAAAGTTGAGGCGTTAAAGCATGAAATACCTGTACTGCAACCAGAAAAGATTCGTTTAGAAGAAGAATATAAGCAAGTGTTAGCGTATGAGCCTGACCTAATTGTAACAGCGGCTTTTGGTCAAATTTTACCAACTCCTATTTTAGAAGCGCCTAAATACGGCTGTATTAACGTGCATGCTTCTTTGTTACCTGAACTGCGCGGAGGCGCGCCAATTCATTATTCAATTCTACAAGGTAAGCCGAAAACTGGTGTTACAATTATGTATATGGTAGAAAAATTAGACGCAGGTGATATCTTAACGCAGGTAGAAGTTCCGGTTGAAGAACGTGATCACGTTGGCACACTTCATGATAAACTCAGTGCTGCTGGTGCAAAATTGCTTTCAGAAACCATTCCTTCTCTTGTAAAAGGTGAAATTACGCCGGTTAAACAAAACGATGACGAAGCAACATTTGCTTCTAACATTAAGCGTGAACAGGAGAAAATTGATTGGGCCCGTACAGGAGAAGAAATTTATAACCATATCCGCGGACTTCATCCTTGGCCCGTTGCTTATACAATAGCAGAAGGTCAGGTTATGAAAATTTGGTGGGGAGAGAAAGTATCCGCATCAGGCAAACCAGGTACCGTTTTATCACTCGAAGCAGATGGATTTGTAGTGGCAACGGGAAATAAAACAGCTATTAAAGTGACAGAACTTCAGCCAGCTGGAAAAAAACGTATGGATGCAGCGCAGTATTTACGAGGTACATCTGTTGAAGTCGGAACGGTATTAGGGGATGTCAATGAGTAA
- the coaBC gene encoding bifunctional phosphopantothenoylcysteine decarboxylase/phosphopantothenate--cysteine ligase CoaBC — protein sequence MMKGKRILLCVSGGIAVYKAAALTSKLVQAGAEVKVMMTTSAREFVTPLTFQALSRNPVYTDTFDEKDPSVIAHIDLADWPDLILVAPATANMIGKIANGLADDMISTTLLAATGPVWIAPAMNVHMYDHPAVKKNMSTLSSFGYSFVEPGEGYLACGYVGKGRLEEPETIVSLIDSYFSQVSDTQKILEGINVLVTAGPTVERIDPVRFFTNRSTGKMGYALAEQAAKLGASVTLVTGPTNLEYPKGVQVVQIESAQQMLEAVMQRYHEVDVVIKSAAVADYRPKHVFDQKMKKQPGEAVLELERTTDILRTLGERKEHQLLVGFAAETEQVDEYAQKKLASKNLDMIVANNVTTEGAGFGTDTNIVTLYKRSGESKELPILSKHDVATEVLKEVKEMLEGLKK from the coding sequence ATGATGAAGGGAAAACGAATTTTATTATGTGTTAGCGGCGGAATCGCCGTATATAAAGCCGCAGCTTTAACAAGTAAATTAGTACAAGCGGGAGCGGAAGTTAAAGTAATGATGACTACTTCAGCACGCGAGTTCGTAACGCCGCTTACGTTTCAAGCTCTATCTCGAAACCCAGTTTATACAGATACGTTTGATGAAAAAGATCCATCTGTGATTGCACATATTGATTTAGCAGATTGGCCTGATTTAATTTTAGTGGCTCCTGCTACGGCTAATATGATAGGTAAAATAGCAAATGGTCTTGCGGATGATATGATTTCTACAACGCTGCTGGCTGCTACTGGACCTGTTTGGATTGCGCCTGCAATGAATGTTCATATGTACGATCATCCAGCTGTGAAAAAAAATATGAGCACTCTTTCATCATTTGGTTATTCTTTTGTAGAACCTGGAGAAGGGTATTTGGCATGCGGTTATGTAGGGAAAGGTCGTCTTGAAGAGCCAGAAACAATTGTTTCACTAATCGACTCTTATTTTTCACAAGTATCAGATACACAAAAGATCCTTGAAGGGATTAATGTATTGGTTACAGCAGGACCTACAGTAGAACGCATTGATCCCGTCCGATTTTTCACCAATCGCTCTACCGGGAAAATGGGCTATGCCCTTGCAGAACAAGCTGCTAAGTTAGGCGCATCAGTAACACTTGTAACGGGACCGACGAATTTAGAGTATCCAAAAGGGGTGCAGGTTGTTCAAATTGAAAGTGCGCAGCAGATGCTTGAAGCTGTTATGCAGCGCTATCATGAAGTAGATGTTGTCATTAAATCAGCCGCAGTGGCAGATTACCGACCAAAGCATGTGTTTGATCAAAAGATGAAAAAGCAACCTGGTGAAGCAGTATTAGAGCTAGAGAGAACAACAGATATTTTACGCACGCTTGGAGAGCGAAAAGAACACCAGCTTTTAGTCGGCTTTGCAGCAGAAACAGAACAAGTGGATGAATATGCACAAAAGAAACTTGCATCTAAAAACTTGGATATGATTGTAGCCAATAACGTGACGACAGAAGGAGCAGGTTTTGGAACGGACACAAATATTGTAACGCTCTATAAGCGAAGCGGAGAGTCTAAGGAACTTCCCATTCTTTCAAAACACGATGTAGCTACCGAGGTGTTAAAAGAAGTGAAGGAAATGTTAGAAGGACTGAAAAAATGA
- the rlmN gene encoding 23S rRNA (adenine(2503)-C(2))-methyltransferase RlmN, whose translation MEEVAKRKAKAEEKPQKPSIYSLEMQDLENWLVEHGDKKFRAKQIFDWLYVKRVTDFDDMSNLSKGLREQLKDKFALTTLKTVVQQTSGDGTMKFLFELHDGYTIETVLMRHEYGNSVCVTTQVGCRIGCTFCASTLGGLKRNLEAGEIVAQVVKVQKALDEQGERVSSVVIMGIGEPFDNYDEMMRFLKTINSDHGLNIGARHITVSTSGIIPKIYKFADEKMQINFAISLHAPNNDIRSRLMPINRAYKLPDLMEAIKYYTDKTGRRISFEYGLFGGVNDQVEHAEELADLIKDVKCHVNLIPVNYVPERDYVRTPREQIFAFERTLKKRGVNVTIRREQGHDIDAACGQLRAKERKEETR comes from the coding sequence ATGGAAGAAGTAGCTAAAAGAAAAGCAAAAGCAGAAGAAAAACCGCAAAAACCATCTATTTATTCATTAGAAATGCAAGACCTAGAAAATTGGTTAGTGGAACATGGAGATAAGAAGTTCCGCGCTAAACAAATTTTTGACTGGTTATATGTTAAACGCGTAACGGACTTTGACGATATGTCAAACTTATCTAAAGGGTTACGTGAACAATTAAAAGACAAATTTGCATTAACGACATTAAAAACAGTCGTTCAGCAAACGTCTGGAGACGGCACGATGAAGTTTTTATTCGAACTTCATGATGGTTATACGATTGAAACAGTGCTTATGCGTCATGAATACGGAAATTCTGTCTGCGTAACGACTCAAGTTGGATGTCGCATCGGCTGTACGTTCTGTGCGTCTACTCTTGGAGGTTTAAAGCGTAACTTAGAAGCTGGAGAAATCGTAGCACAAGTAGTAAAAGTACAAAAAGCGTTAGATGAACAAGGAGAACGCGTGAGCTCTGTCGTAATTATGGGTATTGGGGAGCCGTTTGATAACTATGATGAAATGATGCGCTTCTTAAAAACAATTAACAGTGATCATGGATTAAATATTGGTGCACGTCATATCACGGTATCAACAAGTGGAATCATTCCGAAAATCTATAAGTTTGCTGATGAAAAAATGCAAATCAATTTCGCGATTTCACTTCACGCTCCAAACAATGACATTCGCTCACGCTTAATGCCGATTAACCGTGCGTATAAACTTCCTGATTTGATGGAAGCCATTAAATATTATACGGATAAAACGGGAAGACGTATTAGCTTTGAGTATGGTCTATTCGGAGGAGTAAACGATCAAGTAGAGCATGCCGAGGAATTAGCGGATTTGATTAAAGACGTTAAATGTCACGTGAACTTGATTCCGGTAAACTATGTGCCTGAGCGTGATTATGTTCGTACACCACGTGAGCAGATTTTTGCATTTGAACGTACGCTTAAAAAGCGTGGCGTTAATGTGACTATTCGACGTGAGCAAGGTCATGATATCGATGCAGCTTGTGGCCAATTACGTGCGAAGGAGCGTAAAGAAGAGACGAGGTGA
- the def gene encoding peptide deformylase has protein sequence MAKLKLVYHPNEVLEQECEIVKNFDNKLAKLLNGMYDLMLEADGVGLAAPQVGVLQQVAVVDVGDRHGKIELINPVIIEQRGEQIGPEGCLSFPGLFGDVARADYVKVRSQNRKGKPYFIEAKGFLARAIQHEIDHLHGVLFTEKVTKYYEEDELEG, from the coding sequence ATGGCTAAGCTTAAGCTTGTTTACCATCCTAATGAAGTACTTGAACAAGAGTGTGAAATCGTTAAAAACTTTGATAATAAATTAGCGAAATTACTAAACGGCATGTATGATTTAATGCTCGAAGCAGACGGTGTGGGTCTAGCTGCTCCTCAAGTAGGAGTTCTGCAGCAAGTAGCAGTGGTAGACGTGGGCGACCGACACGGTAAAATTGAGTTAATTAATCCGGTAATTATTGAGCAACGAGGCGAACAAATCGGTCCAGAAGGCTGCCTAAGTTTTCCGGGCCTTTTTGGTGACGTAGCTCGAGCTGATTATGTGAAAGTACGTTCGCAAAATCGTAAAGGAAAACCTTATTTTATAGAAGCAAAAGGGTTTTTAGCACGAGCAATTCAACATGAAATTGATCATTTACACGGTGTATTGTTCACGGAAAAGGTAACAAAGTATTACGAAGAGGATGAACTAGAAGGGTAG
- the rsmB gene encoding 16S rRNA (cytosine(967)-C(5))-methyltransferase RsmB: MSKYNVRDIALDILLAIEKNQAFSNLLLNNSIQKRGIQGKDAGLLTEIVYGTIQRRDTLDYGLAPFLKNPKKLQPWVRVLLRLSLYQMVYLDRVPDRAILHEAVEIAKKRGHKGIASMVNGVLRNIQRSGTPSLEEIQNPVERLAIETSHPLWLVKRWVEQYGLDKTRRICLANLMAPKQTIRVNSARFTQNEVKEALEKEGIVVEPGHFVEEALEVQKGNAAHTQAFREGMFTVQDESSMLVAHALGAEAEELILDSCAAPGGKSTHIAEQLKNSGKVISLDIHDHKVKLIAQQAERLHLTNIEPTVQDSRKAGEQFDKEMFDRILVDAPCSGFGVMRRKPDLKYTKTEQDVKQLARIQQDILNAVAPLLKKGGTLVYSTCTIDRDENGDVVAAFLADHADFQKDETLATRMPQKLKQNVKHGEIQLLPDAQSDGFYIACLQKKV; encoded by the coding sequence ATGAGTAAGTACAACGTTCGAGACATAGCTTTAGATATTCTACTAGCTATTGAAAAAAATCAAGCATTCAGCAATCTATTGTTAAATAACAGTATACAAAAACGTGGTATTCAAGGAAAAGATGCAGGGCTGTTAACGGAAATTGTATATGGAACGATTCAAAGACGTGATACGTTAGATTACGGGTTAGCGCCTTTCTTAAAAAATCCCAAAAAGCTTCAGCCTTGGGTGCGAGTGCTGCTTCGCTTATCTCTTTATCAAATGGTGTATTTAGACCGAGTACCTGACCGGGCAATCCTTCATGAAGCAGTAGAAATTGCCAAAAAACGTGGTCATAAAGGAATTGCCTCAATGGTAAACGGCGTTTTACGAAACATTCAGCGCAGCGGCACGCCTTCTTTAGAAGAAATACAAAATCCTGTGGAGCGCTTGGCGATTGAAACGAGTCATCCATTATGGCTTGTAAAACGCTGGGTGGAACAATATGGATTGGACAAAACACGCCGAATCTGTTTAGCTAATTTAATGGCCCCTAAACAAACAATCCGAGTAAACAGTGCACGCTTTACGCAAAATGAAGTAAAAGAAGCGCTTGAAAAAGAAGGTATTGTTGTAGAACCAGGCCATTTTGTAGAAGAAGCGTTAGAAGTTCAAAAAGGAAATGCAGCTCATACACAAGCATTTCGTGAAGGAATGTTTACCGTTCAAGATGAAAGCTCTATGTTAGTGGCTCATGCGCTAGGTGCAGAGGCAGAAGAGCTGATTTTAGATAGCTGTGCTGCACCTGGAGGAAAATCAACTCATATTGCAGAGCAGCTTAAAAACAGTGGTAAAGTTATTTCCTTGGACATTCATGATCATAAAGTAAAGCTGATTGCCCAGCAGGCAGAGCGTCTGCATCTTACCAATATTGAGCCGACGGTTCAAGACAGCCGCAAAGCGGGCGAACAATTTGATAAAGAAATGTTTGACCGCATTTTAGTAGATGCCCCGTGCTCAGGTTTTGGTGTAATGAGACGTAAACCTGATTTGAAATATACAAAAACTGAGCAAGATGTAAAACAGCTGGCGCGTATTCAACAAGATATCTTAAATGCGGTTGCGCCTTTATTAAAAAAAGGTGGGACCCTTGTATATAGTACATGTACAATTGACCGAGACGAAAATGGTGATGTTGTAGCAGCATTTTTAGCAGATCATGCTGATTTTCAAAAAGACGAAACGCTTGCTACACGCATGCCGCAAAAGCTTAAACAAAACGTAAAACATGGTGAAATTCAATTGCTGCCAGATGCACAAAGCGATGGATTTTATATTGCATGTTTACAGAAGAAGGTGTAA
- a CDS encoding Stp1/IreP family PP2C-type Ser/Thr phosphatase, whose amino-acid sequence MATVFMTDRGRVRQHNEDNGGVFLNQHNQLLAIVADGMGGHRAGDVASEMAVQKLQIAWEEADKVRSPDEATQWIRTHVSQINQDIYQYAQEHEDCKGMGTTVVLALCADTFCAIGNIGDSRCYISNEYGFQQVTEDHSLVNELVKNGQITKEDAEHHPRKNILLRALGTEENVSLDVKTIEVEKEDRLLLCSDGLTNKVTEQKLNETLSTSSSLHEKGTSLIQLANELGGEDNITLAIVDFTSESG is encoded by the coding sequence ATGGCAACTGTCTTCATGACAGACCGTGGGAGAGTTAGACAACACAATGAAGATAACGGAGGGGTATTTTTGAACCAACATAATCAGCTGCTTGCAATTGTGGCTGATGGTATGGGAGGTCATCGAGCTGGCGACGTCGCCAGTGAGATGGCGGTTCAAAAATTGCAAATAGCGTGGGAAGAAGCGGACAAAGTAAGGTCTCCTGATGAGGCGACGCAGTGGATTCGTACGCATGTTTCGCAAATTAATCAAGATATTTATCAGTATGCTCAGGAGCACGAAGATTGTAAAGGCATGGGCACGACGGTTGTACTTGCATTATGCGCCGATACGTTTTGTGCGATTGGTAATATAGGAGACAGCAGATGCTATATTTCAAATGAATATGGATTTCAACAAGTGACAGAAGACCATTCTCTTGTAAATGAACTCGTAAAAAACGGTCAAATTACAAAAGAAGATGCTGAGCATCATCCACGAAAAAATATCTTATTGCGAGCACTAGGTACCGAAGAAAATGTTAGTTTAGATGTAAAAACAATTGAAGTGGAAAAAGAAGATCGATTATTATTATGTTCAGATGGACTGACAAATAAGGTAACGGAACAGAAGCTGAACGAAACGTTATCAACAAGTTCATCACTTCACGAAAAGGGTACGAGCCTGATTCAATTAGCAAATGAGCTTGGTGGAGAAGACAATATTA